In Dolichospermum flos-aquae CCAP 1403/13F, the following proteins share a genomic window:
- a CDS encoding ISAs1-like element ISAsp2 family transposase: MKLPPKITIVDHFKDLEDKRVERTKRHKLIDIVTIAICAVICGVDSWVLMEAYGKKKEKWLKQFLELPNGIPSHDTFARVFARIDPQQFQNCFLSWIKSINKITEGEVIAIDGKTLRHSYDKGKDKGAIHMVSAWATSNKLVLGQCKVEEKSNEITAIPELIKVLDIAGCLVTIDAMGCQKEIVKSIAEKSGEYIIALKKNQGNLYKNVEEIFKEAISKGFEGFKYSEFHTKEDKHGREEIRHYLMLSDIEERIDTDKKWVNLQSVGMVEYIRKVNGKTKVETGYYISSLTNNAKLLGESVRTHWGIENSLHWVLDVAFREDDCRIRKDNAPQNFAVIRHIAVNLLGKEKSQKLGTKSKQFCAGWDDEYLEKILECI; the protein is encoded by the coding sequence ATGAAGCTACCACCAAAAATCACAATAGTAGATCACTTTAAAGATTTAGAAGATAAAAGAGTTGAGAGAACAAAAAGGCATAAATTAATAGATATAGTAACCATTGCGATTTGTGCAGTGATCTGTGGAGTAGATAGTTGGGTATTGATGGAGGCTTATGGAAAAAAGAAAGAAAAATGGCTAAAACAATTTTTAGAACTTCCAAACGGGATTCCATCTCATGATACATTCGCCAGAGTATTTGCGAGAATAGATCCGCAACAATTTCAGAATTGTTTTTTGAGTTGGATAAAATCTATCAATAAAATTACAGAAGGAGAAGTCATAGCAATAGATGGGAAAACATTAAGGCATTCATATGATAAAGGAAAGGATAAAGGTGCGATTCACATGGTAAGTGCATGGGCAACTAGTAATAAATTAGTATTAGGACAATGTAAAGTAGAAGAAAAGTCAAATGAAATAACAGCCATACCGGAATTAATTAAAGTATTAGATATAGCCGGATGTTTAGTAACGATTGATGCGATGGGGTGTCAAAAAGAGATAGTAAAATCAATTGCAGAAAAATCAGGCGAATATATTATCGCACTCAAAAAGAATCAAGGTAATTTATATAAGAATGTAGAAGAAATCTTCAAAGAAGCTATATCTAAAGGGTTTGAGGGATTCAAATATAGTGAATTTCATACAAAAGAAGACAAACATGGAAGAGAAGAGATTCGTCATTATCTCATGTTATCAGACATAGAAGAAAGAATAGATACTGATAAGAAATGGGTAAATCTTCAAAGTGTAGGAATGGTAGAATATATACGAAAAGTTAATGGAAAAACGAAGGTTGAGACAGGCTATTATATAAGTAGTTTGACAAATAATGCGAAATTACTAGGAGAATCAGTCCGCACTCATTGGGGTATAGAGAATTCATTACACTGGGTTTTAGATGTAGCTTTTAGAGAAGATGATTGTCGGATAAGAAAGGATAATGCACCACAAAACTTTGCAGTTATTCGTCATATAGCAGTTAATCTTTTAGGAAAAGAAAAAAGCCAAAAACTAGGAACTAAAAGTAAGCAGTTTTGTGCAGGATGGGATGATGAATATTTAGAGAAGATTTTAGAATGTATCTGA
- the nifJ gene encoding pyruvate:ferredoxin (flavodoxin) oxidoreductase: MTKSYATIDGNEAVARVAYKLNEVIAIYPITPSSNMGEWADAWMSENKPNLWGTVPSVTQMQSEGGAAAAVHGALQTGALSTTFTASQGLLLMIPNLYKIAGELTSFVLHVSARSLATHALSIFGDHSDVMAARATGFAFLCSASVQESHDFALISHAATLEARVPFMHFFDGFRTSHEVQKVELLSDEDLQVLIPQSLVFAYRQRCLTPDKPVLRGTAQNPDVYFQSREGANPYYNVCADIVQKIMDKFGERTGRYYKLYEYHGSTDAERVIVIMGSGCETVHETVDYLNNQGEKVGVIKVRLFRPFDVSRFIEALPNSVKSIAVLDRTKEAGSAGEPLYLDVVTAIYEGWKKTTFPKIVGGRYGLSSKEFTPAMVKSVFDNLTQIKPKNHFTIGINDDVTFTSLNFDPNFSTEPDHVVRAMFYGLGSDGTVGANKNSIKIIGEGTENNAQGYFVYDSKKSGSMTVSHLRFGAGKIRSTYLIDKANFIGCHHWGFVESIDILKAAAPGATLLLNSPYDADHVWENLPPKVQQQIIDKNLKVYAINASQVAKNSGMGHRINTIMQVCFFALAGVLPEKAAIAKIKQAIEKTYGKKGAEVVNMNLKAVDNTLENLHEVGNRSLVRGNREETQLAITKPKFIENVLSKIMVWEGDDLPVSALPADGTFPSGTAKWEKRNVAEEIPVWDGDVCVQCGKCVMVCPHAAIRAKAYQPSELVNAPITFKSTNSKDKNFANQKFTIQVAPEDCTGCEICVSVCPAKNKAEPTRKAINMSPQLPLREQERENWNFFLNLPNPDRKTLKVSQIRQQQLQEPLFEFSGACAGCGETPYLKLLTQLFGDRSLIANATGCSSIYGGNLPTTPWSQNADGRGPAWSNSLFEDNAEFGFGYRLSIDKQAEFAAELLQQLSSEIGDNLVNAILKAEQKTEADIWEQRERIVILKHKLQEILNADEHRYTQIESKNIRVNQRLSAFENLKSLADYLVKKSVWIVGGDGWAYDIDFGGIDHVISTGRNVNILVMDTEVYSNTGGQSSKATPKAAVAKYATGGKPAPKKDLGLMAMTYGNVYVASVALGAKDEHTLKAFLEAEAFDGPSIIIAYSHCIAHGIDMTKGLHQQKALVDSGRWLLYRYNPALQSQGKNPLQLDMKAPSESVEKSMYQENRFKMLTKSKPEVAKLLLEQAQMEVNARWEMYQYLANR, encoded by the coding sequence ATGACCAAATCATATGCCACAATTGATGGTAACGAAGCCGTTGCCCGTGTAGCTTACAAACTAAATGAAGTCATTGCCATTTATCCTATCACCCCATCTTCAAATATGGGTGAATGGGCTGATGCTTGGATGTCTGAAAATAAACCCAATTTATGGGGAACAGTTCCCAGTGTCACCCAAATGCAAAGCGAAGGAGGGGCTGCTGCTGCTGTCCATGGGGCATTACAAACAGGGGCATTAAGTACAACTTTCACCGCTTCTCAGGGATTATTATTAATGATTCCTAACTTGTACAAAATTGCCGGAGAATTAACCAGTTTCGTACTTCATGTTTCTGCTCGTTCTTTAGCTACCCATGCGTTATCTATTTTCGGTGATCATAGTGATGTCATGGCTGCAAGAGCGACTGGTTTCGCTTTTTTATGTTCCGCTTCTGTACAGGAGAGTCATGATTTTGCACTGATTTCTCATGCAGCAACATTAGAAGCAAGAGTACCATTTATGCACTTTTTTGATGGATTTAGAACTTCCCATGAAGTGCAGAAAGTTGAATTATTATCTGATGAAGATTTACAAGTGCTAATTCCCCAATCTTTAGTATTTGCATATCGTCAACGGTGTTTAACTCCAGACAAACCAGTATTACGAGGAACCGCACAAAACCCCGATGTTTACTTTCAATCTCGTGAAGGTGCAAACCCTTATTACAATGTTTGTGCTGATATTGTCCAAAAAATTATGGACAAATTTGGAGAACGCACAGGCAGATATTACAAACTTTATGAATATCATGGAAGCACTGACGCAGAAAGAGTAATTGTGATTATGGGTTCTGGTTGTGAAACTGTTCATGAAACAGTGGATTATCTCAACAACCAAGGGGAAAAAGTCGGAGTTATCAAAGTGCGGCTTTTCCGTCCTTTTGATGTTTCCAGATTTATAGAAGCATTACCAAATAGTGTTAAATCTATTGCCGTTCTTGATAGAACCAAAGAAGCCGGAAGTGCAGGAGAACCATTATATTTAGATGTGGTGACAGCCATTTATGAAGGCTGGAAAAAAACCACATTCCCGAAAATTGTTGGGGGAAGATATGGACTGTCTTCTAAAGAATTTACTCCCGCAATGGTGAAGAGTGTATTTGATAATCTCACCCAAATTAAACCCAAAAATCATTTCACAATTGGGATTAATGATGATGTCACTTTCACTTCTTTGAATTTTGACCCCAATTTCTCCACAGAACCAGATCATGTAGTTCGCGCAATGTTCTATGGTTTGGGTTCAGATGGTACAGTTGGTGCAAATAAGAATTCCATCAAAATCATCGGTGAGGGAACAGAAAATAACGCCCAAGGTTACTTTGTTTATGATTCTAAAAAATCCGGTTCAATGACAGTTTCTCATCTGCGTTTTGGTGCTGGAAAAATTCGCTCAACTTACCTCATAGACAAAGCTAATTTTATCGGTTGTCACCATTGGGGATTTGTGGAAAGTATTGATATTTTAAAAGCGGCTGCACCGGGAGCGACTTTGCTGTTAAATAGTCCTTATGATGCTGATCATGTTTGGGAAAATCTACCCCCAAAAGTCCAACAGCAGATTATTGACAAAAATCTGAAAGTTTACGCTATTAACGCTAGTCAAGTAGCGAAAAATAGTGGTATGGGACACAGAATTAATACTATCATGCAGGTGTGTTTCTTTGCTTTAGCGGGGGTATTGCCAGAAAAAGCAGCAATTGCTAAAATCAAACAAGCCATAGAAAAAACCTATGGTAAAAAAGGCGCGGAAGTTGTCAACATGAATTTAAAAGCGGTAGACAACACTCTAGAAAATCTCCATGAAGTCGGTAATAGGTCATTGGTAAGAGGTAATAGGGAAGAAACGCAATTAGCAATTACCAAACCCAAATTTATCGAGAATGTTCTTAGCAAAATCATGGTCTGGGAAGGTGATGATTTACCTGTCAGTGCTTTACCTGCTGACGGAACTTTCCCCAGTGGCACTGCAAAATGGGAAAAACGCAACGTTGCAGAAGAAATACCCGTTTGGGATGGTGATGTCTGCGTTCAATGTGGTAAATGTGTGATGGTTTGTCCTCACGCTGCTATTCGCGCTAAAGCTTATCAACCCAGTGAGTTAGTCAACGCACCGATAACTTTTAAATCCACTAACAGCAAAGACAAGAACTTTGCTAACCAGAAATTCACCATTCAGGTAGCGCCAGAAGACTGTACAGGCTGTGAAATTTGTGTTAGCGTCTGTCCTGCCAAAAACAAGGCAGAACCCACCCGCAAGGCGATTAATATGAGTCCGCAATTACCGTTGCGGGAACAAGAACGGGAAAATTGGAATTTCTTTTTGAATTTACCAAATCCTGACCGGAAAACTTTGAAAGTAAGCCAAATTCGTCAGCAGCAATTACAAGAACCGTTGTTTGAATTTTCTGGTGCTTGTGCTGGTTGTGGAGAAACACCCTACCTTAAATTATTAACACAATTGTTTGGCGATCGCTCACTCATTGCCAACGCCACCGGTTGTTCTTCCATTTACGGGGGAAATCTCCCCACAACTCCCTGGAGTCAAAACGCAGACGGAAGAGGTCCAGCATGGTCCAATAGTTTATTTGAAGATAACGCCGAATTCGGTTTTGGTTATCGTTTATCCATAGACAAACAAGCGGAATTTGCAGCGGAATTATTGCAACAATTAAGTAGTGAAATTGGCGATAATTTAGTTAATGCCATTCTCAAAGCTGAACAAAAAACCGAAGCTGATATTTGGGAACAACGGGAAAGAATCGTCATTCTCAAACACAAACTCCAAGAAATTTTAAACGCAGATGAACACAGATACACGCAGATAGAATCAAAAAATATCCGCGTTAATCAGCGTTTATCTGCGTTTGAAAATCTCAAATCCCTCGCTGATTATTTAGTTAAGAAAAGTGTGTGGATAGTTGGGGGTGATGGTTGGGCGTATGATATAGATTTTGGTGGGATTGATCATGTGATTTCTACAGGTCGCAATGTCAATATTTTGGTCATGGATACAGAAGTTTATTCTAACACTGGAGGACAATCTTCTAAAGCTACTCCCAAAGCCGCAGTTGCTAAATATGCGACTGGTGGAAAACCTGCACCTAAGAAAGATTTGGGTTTAATGGCCATGACTTATGGTAATGTTTATGTGGCGAGTGTGGCGCTAGGTGCGAAGGATGAACATACACTCAAAGCATTTTTAGAAGCGGAAGCTTTTGATGGTCCATCAATCATTATTGCTTACAGTCATTGTATTGCTCATGGTATTGATATGACCAAAGGTTTACATCAGCAAAAGGCTCTAGTAGACTCAGGAAGATGGTTGTTATATCGCTATAATCCAGCATTACAATCACAGGGTAAAAATCCCCTCCAATTGGATATGAAAGCGCCTTCTGAATCGGTGGAAAAATCCATGTATCAAGAGAATCGGTTTAAGATGTTGACGAAGAGTAAACCAGAGGTTGCGAAGTTGTTACTAGAACAAGCGCAAATGGAAGTTAATGCAAGATGGGAAATGTATCAATATTTGGCTAATAGGTAA
- a CDS encoding DNA methyltransferase, giving the protein MDFALCNGVEFSIFKTTATNIPVLFFTLDEIEYHWEKLTQYLSPNSFQSGKNFNYETTIATVKTQGDFNYNTRPLLEEILVKKQSAKRHFGVHGYFTKQAWNVVAEYIKNFSQPGDLILDPFGGSGVTAIEALMNNRKAISTDINPMAVFLVNSLISSVDFDELSAAFARVKTEYQKKEPITEADIQKALTKYPYPQGLELPKGSDVETVEQLFSNKQLAQLGLLKSIIKKEKNKNIRDSLMLMFSGLLTKANLTYHTTPNKPATGQGDSSAFRYYRYRIAPSPVDIDILTYFELRLKKVFAAKKEMQYFINEKTISHAQIIKGSATNLNFIAKESVDYIYTDPPYGKKIPYLDLSVMWNAWLDLEVTEEDYEQEAIEGGEHKKTKDEYNKLIAESIKEMYRVLKFDRWLSFVFAHKDPEFWHLIIDTAESCGFEYVGAVPQKNGQTSFKKRQNPFTVLSGQLIINFRKVRSPKAIMKANLGMDIAEIVIQTIEGIIAKNDGASLEQINDELIIKGLELGFLDLLKKQYSDLTPILIDNFEYDEKTELFTLKKDTKFKSHIDVKLRIKYYLISYLRRMEREKKKPSFDEIVLHLLPLLKNGTTPENQTILSVLEDIGERIGENSWTLKKEGQLSLF; this is encoded by the coding sequence ATAGATTTTGCTCTTTGTAATGGTGTAGAGTTTTCTATATTTAAAACTACTGCAACTAATATACCTGTTTTATTTTTTACCCTTGATGAGATTGAATATCATTGGGAAAAATTAACTCAATATTTATCACCTAATAGTTTTCAATCTGGTAAAAACTTTAATTATGAAACTACCATAGCTACAGTTAAGACTCAGGGTGATTTTAATTATAATACCCGTCCTTTATTAGAAGAAATTTTAGTTAAAAAACAATCTGCTAAAAGACATTTTGGCGTTCATGGATATTTTACTAAACAGGCTTGGAATGTAGTAGCTGAATATATTAAAAATTTTAGTCAACCGGGGGATTTAATTCTTGATCCTTTTGGTGGTAGTGGAGTTACAGCAATTGAAGCATTAATGAATAATAGAAAAGCCATTAGTACAGATATTAATCCTATGGCGGTTTTTCTAGTTAATTCCTTAATTAGTAGTGTGGATTTTGATGAACTTTCAGCAGCTTTTGCAAGAGTAAAAACAGAATATCAAAAGAAAGAACCTATAACGGAAGCGGATATTCAAAAAGCATTAACAAAATATCCCTATCCTCAAGGTTTAGAATTACCTAAAGGTTCAGATGTAGAAACAGTAGAACAGTTATTTAGTAATAAGCAATTAGCACAGTTAGGTTTATTAAAGTCAATCATTAAAAAGGAGAAAAACAAAAATATTAGAGATTCATTAATGTTAATGTTTTCTGGGCTTCTGACAAAAGCTAATTTAACTTATCATACAACACCGAATAAACCAGCCACTGGACAAGGTGATTCTTCCGCTTTTAGATATTATCGTTATCGAATTGCTCCTTCACCAGTAGATATTGACATCTTAACTTATTTTGAACTGCGTTTGAAAAAAGTATTTGCGGCTAAAAAAGAAATGCAATACTTCATTAATGAAAAAACTATTTCCCATGCACAAATTATTAAAGGTTCAGCTACTAATTTAAATTTTATTGCTAAAGAAAGTGTAGATTATATATATACTGATCCTCCTTATGGTAAAAAGATTCCGTATTTAGATTTATCAGTGATGTGGAATGCTTGGTTAGATTTAGAAGTAACAGAAGAAGACTATGAACAAGAAGCAATTGAAGGAGGAGAACATAAAAAAACTAAAGATGAATATAACAAATTAATAGCCGAAAGTATCAAAGAAATGTATCGAGTGCTAAAGTTTGATCGTTGGTTATCATTTGTATTTGCTCATAAAGATCCTGAATTTTGGCATTTAATTATTGACACTGCGGAAAGTTGTGGTTTTGAATATGTTGGTGCAGTACCGCAAAAAAACGGACAAACAAGTTTTAAGAAAAGACAAAATCCTTTTACAGTTTTGTCAGGACAACTAATCATTAATTTTCGTAAAGTTCGCAGTCCTAAAGCCATCATGAAAGCCAATTTAGGGATGGATATTGCAGAAATTGTCATTCAGACTATTGAAGGAATTATTGCAAAAAATGATGGTGCAAGCCTGGAACAAATTAATGATGAACTCATTATTAAAGGCTTAGAATTAGGTTTTTTAGACTTGTTAAAAAAACAGTATTCAGATTTAACACCAATTTTAATTGATAATTTTGAATATGACGAAAAAACAGAACTATTTACTCTGAAAAAAGACACGAAATTCAAGTCACATATTGATGTAAAATTGAGAATTAAATACTATTTGATTAGTTATTTACGCAGAATGGAACGAGAAAAGAAAAAGCCAAGTTTTGATGAAATAGTTTTGCATCTATTACCGCTTTTAAAAAATGGAACTACCCCAGAAAATCAAACTATTTTGAGCGTATTAGAAGATATTGGAGAACGAATAGGAGAAAATAGTTGGACATTAAAAAAAGAAGGTCAACTTTCATTATTTTGA
- a CDS encoding QcrA and Rieske domain-containing protein, with protein sequence MKRRDFINWVGLGCLASSLPVAIAACSPETSTSANAATKGWQKVGTVAQLDKTGQLLVEDSTIGAVLVVGTSKAAENLIAVNPTCTHQGCSIDWKAKQGKFVCPCHGAKFASDGKAQEGPAKKPLKTYQAKIEGGSILVKAT encoded by the coding sequence ATGAAACGTCGTGACTTTATAAATTGGGTAGGATTAGGTTGTTTAGCGAGTTCCTTACCTGTCGCAATTGCAGCCTGTTCTCCCGAAACGAGTACATCTGCTAATGCTGCCACGAAAGGCTGGCAAAAAGTGGGTACTGTGGCACAATTAGACAAAACTGGGCAACTATTAGTAGAAGATTCAACCATTGGCGCAGTATTAGTAGTTGGCACATCTAAAGCCGCAGAAAATCTGATTGCTGTTAATCCTACCTGTACTCATCAAGGTTGTAGCATCGACTGGAAAGCAAAACAAGGTAAATTTGTCTGTCCCTGTCATGGTGCAAAATTTGCTTCTGATGGTAAAGCACAAGAAGGTCCTGCTAAAAAACCGCTGAAAACTTACCAAGCTAAAATTGAAGGTGGTTCTATCTTAGTTAAAGCAACTTGA
- a CDS encoding LysR family transcriptional regulator, which produces MRLEQLQAFLAIIQTGSFQQAAKQCGVTQSTISRQIQALEADLGIELFHRSTHAKLTLGGERLLPRVHKICQEWESATQELTDLMGGKQPELCIAAIHSVCASYLPPVLQKFCHHYPEVQLRVTSLGSDRSLKVLKDGLVDLAIVMHNRFLITGKEMAVELLYEEPIEVLIAANHPLSEYESIPWLELIRYPQVVFKDGYGMQRLIQDKFEQMKATLKAALEVNTLDAFRGVVRQGELIALLPQSALIEARHDPTLAVRPLAENSNLADNSSLTRRVVMVTTQDRLHIPPIQYFWQLVKDNIPEIKN; this is translated from the coding sequence ATGCGTCTAGAGCAGTTGCAAGCCTTTTTGGCGATCATTCAAACAGGTAGCTTTCAACAAGCAGCTAAACAATGTGGTGTGACTCAATCAACTATTAGTCGGCAAATTCAGGCATTAGAAGCAGATTTGGGCATAGAATTATTTCATCGCAGCACCCATGCCAAATTAACCTTAGGAGGTGAACGCTTACTTCCTCGTGTGCATAAAATCTGCCAGGAATGGGAATCTGCTACACAGGAATTAACAGATTTAATGGGGGGAAAGCAACCAGAACTATGTATTGCAGCAATTCATTCAGTCTGTGCTTCTTACCTACCACCAGTGTTACAAAAATTTTGTCATCATTATCCAGAGGTGCAATTGCGAGTCACATCATTAGGAAGCGATCGCTCTCTGAAAGTCCTCAAAGATGGTTTAGTAGACTTAGCAATTGTAATGCACAATCGCTTTTTAATCACCGGCAAAGAAATGGCCGTAGAATTGCTATATGAAGAACCCATAGAAGTCCTCATCGCAGCAAATCATCCCCTATCTGAATATGAATCTATCCCCTGGTTAGAGTTAATTCGTTATCCCCAAGTGGTATTTAAAGATGGTTATGGAATGCAACGTCTGATTCAAGATAAATTTGAACAGATGAAAGCTACACTCAAAGCAGCTTTAGAAGTAAACACCCTGGATGCCTTTCGGGGAGTAGTTCGTCAAGGAGAACTCATTGCCTTACTTCCCCAATCAGCATTAATAGAAGCCAGACATGATCCCACCCTGGCAGTTCGTCCCCTAGCCGAAAATAGTAATTTAGCTGATAATTCCAGTTTAACTCGTCGGGTAGTGATGGTAACAACTCAAGATCGTCTCCACATTCCCCCTATTCAATATTTTTGGCAACTTGTCAAAGATAATATTCCGGAAATAAAAAATTAA
- a CDS encoding anthranilate phosphoribosyltransferase family protein has protein sequence MTNKFREFIQKVGSGTHTSDNLTRAEAATATKMMLLGEATPAQIGAFLIAHRIKRPTGEELAGILDSYYEIGPKLLPIAQPVIVLGIPYDGRTRTAPINIITALLLAAAGQPVIMHGGDRLPTKYGLPLIEIWQGLGIDWTSLSLEQTQQVFEQTGIGFIYTPKHFPLNQTLWEYREQLGKRPPLATMELIWCPYTSDAHIIAGFVHPPTEGMFQTALGLRGVNKYTFIKGLEGSCDLPRDRTAIIGLSSSNPEVLTRLQLAPSEYGFITKNVPLTTTEELIKEMQGILTGKTSELSQTALWNGGFYLWRTGICSDMQTGIDTATELISSGVLAAKLQQINTLLQRF, from the coding sequence ATGACTAATAAATTTCGAGAATTTATTCAAAAAGTAGGTAGTGGAACTCACACATCAGATAATTTAACCCGTGCTGAAGCCGCTACTGCAACAAAAATGATGTTATTAGGTGAAGCCACACCAGCGCAAATTGGCGCATTTTTAATTGCTCACCGCATTAAACGTCCCACAGGTGAAGAATTAGCAGGGATTTTAGACAGTTACTATGAAATCGGACCCAAATTGCTACCAATAGCCCAACCTGTCATAGTTTTGGGTATACCCTATGATGGCAGAACCCGCACTGCACCAATTAATATAATTACGGCTTTATTATTAGCTGCTGCGGGACAACCTGTAATTATGCACGGAGGAGATCGCTTACCGACAAAATATGGTTTACCTTTAATTGAGATTTGGCAAGGTTTAGGAATAGATTGGACTAGTTTATCACTCGAACAAACCCAGCAGGTTTTTGAACAAACAGGAATTGGTTTTATTTATACACCTAAGCATTTTCCTTTAAATCAAACTTTGTGGGAATACCGTGAGCAATTGGGTAAACGTCCACCGTTAGCAACAATGGAGTTGATTTGGTGTCCATATACGAGTGATGCTCACATTATTGCCGGTTTTGTTCATCCACCCACAGAAGGAATGTTTCAGACTGCTTTGGGATTACGTGGGGTGAATAAATACACTTTTATCAAGGGTTTAGAGGGTAGTTGTGACTTACCGCGCGATCGCACAGCTATCATTGGCTTATCTTCATCAAATCCAGAAGTATTAACCCGGCTACAACTCGCACCGAGTGAATATGGCTTTATCACTAAAAACGTTCCCCTCACAACCACAGAAGAACTCATTAAGGAAATGCAGGGGATTTTAACGGGAAAAACCAGCGAACTAAGCCAAACAGCCCTATGGAATGGTGGTTTTTATCTATGGCGCACTGGTATTTGTTCAGATATGCAAACTGGTATAGACACAGCCACTGAACTAATCAGCAGTGGTGTATTAGCAGCTAAACTGCAACAAATTAATACTTTGCTGCAAAGATTTTAA